A stretch of Fulvia fulva chromosome 4, complete sequence DNA encodes these proteins:
- a CDS encoding Growth hormone-inducible transmembrane protein, translated as MAFLMRRPFAVTSTLARELQQSAPRTVFRSFQTSTQQPIKQNAFKQIAPITKQQSVFRNAFQQSRRGYQTQTPQTPLAQGNLTQRLVYGGAIFGGTLLAVHLIFNRETREDGGMPPYERSYLNETFLHTGLGIGIIGIAARALHTNGWSYRLMSANPWLVLGIGLVGSIGTMMGCHATPPENYVLKYGLWAGFNVTQAALLSPLLFFSPAILARAALYTVGLMGSIAFVGATAKTDKYLYIGGPLLAGVAIVALSGLAPLVLPATAARTLMWTENIWLYGGLAVFGGFTLYDTQKILAHARMAERGQFKRDAVNESIALELDFINIFVRMVQIMGMSQRRK; from the exons ATGGCGTTCCTCATGCGCCGACCCTTCGCCGTCACCTCGACCCTCGCCCGCGAACTCCAGCAATCCGCACCCCGAACCGTCTTCCGATCCTTCCAGACTTCCACCCAGCAACCCATCAAGCAGAACGCCTTCAAGCAGATCGCGCCCATCACGAAGCAGCAGAGTGTCTTCCGTAATGCGTTCCAGCAGAGCAGGAGGGGGTATCAGACACAAACACCGCAAACCCCACTGGCACAGGGTAACTTGACGCAGAGGCTGGTGTATGGAGGTGCCATCTTTGGTGGTACGCTGCTGGCTGTTCACTTGATCTTTAACCGTGAGACACGAGAGGATGGAGGTATGCCGCCGTATGAGAGGAGTTATTTGAATGAGACGTTTTTGCATACTGGGCTCG GCATCGGCATCATCGGCATCGCAGCTCGCGCCCTGCACACGAACGGCTGGTCCTACCGCCTCATGTCCGCCAACCCATGGCTCGTCCTCGGCATCGGTCTCGTCGGCTCTATCGGCACCATGATGGGCTGCCACGCTACACCACCGGAGAACTACGTGCTGAAATACGGACTCTGGGCTGGCTTCAACGTCACGCAGGCTGCCCTGCTCTCGCCACTTCTGTTCTTCTCCCCGGCCATCCTCGCGCGCGCAGCTCTCTACACCGTCGGTCTGATGGGCTCCATCGCTTTCGTTGGTGCGACTGCAAAGACTGACAAGTACCTCTACATCGGTGGCCCACTCCTTGCTGGCGTCGCTATCGTGGCGCTTTCCGGTCTGGCTCCGTTGGTTCTTCCTGCGACTGCTGCACGGACGCTGATGTGGACGGAGAACATCTGGCTGTACGGAGGTCTGGCCGTCTTTGGAGGCTTTACTCTCTACGATACGCAGAAGATTCTGGCACACGCGCGGATGGCTGAAAGGGGACAGTTCAAGCGCGATGCTGTCAACGAGAGCATTGCGCTCGAGCTGGACTTCATCAATATCTTTGTGAGGATGGTGCAGATTATGGGCATGTCGCAGAGGAGGAAGTAA
- a CDS encoding Beta-glucosidase 1, with protein sequence MRGRMCGVLMIAGAIMGLWRWVGYLVAPLEAIKTEVRSRRGDIESVTDNYAADQITDLATRAGEVNGVCIVFGNSDSGEGYIVVDGN encoded by the exons ATGCGAGGGAGGATGTGTGGGGTCCTAATGATCGCGGGTGCGATAATGGGACTTTGGCGATGGGTTGG ATACCTCGTCGCGCCACTCGAAGCCATCAAGACTGAAGTGCGTAGCCGTCGCGGCGACATCGAATCCGTCACCGACAACTACGCGGCCGATCAAATCACCGACTTAGCCACCCGCGCCGGTGAGGTAAACGGTGTTTGCATCGTCTTCGGCAACTCCGACTCGGGCGAGGGCTACATTGTCGTCGATGGCAACTAG
- a CDS encoding Low glucose sensor SNF3: protein MALPPKVYQVLVGVFAALGSFLYGYDLTIVAEVISSGSFLREFNPSTAELSLVASMLTAGAFFGASIAGLISDRFGRRWTIAVGGLDFCLGDGLQTGAESYAMVIAGRLIAGLAIGVLVMVVPIYQAELVHPDIRGFVTGLVQFMLGVGGIVSSWLSYGTYVSFSDDRQWRIPFGVQMVPAVIIATMIFLFLESPRYLISQGKTEEGLRTLVRLHANGDLKRSLGIGRV from the exons ATGGCACTACCACCAAAGGTCTACCAGGTCCTCGTGGGCGTCTTTGCGGCGCTGGGATCGTTCCTCTATGGATATGACCTGACCATCGTTGCCGAAG TCATCTCAAGTGGATCGTTCCTGCGCGAGTTCAACCCTAGCACTGCAGAGTTGAGTCTTGTTGCATCGATGTTGACTGCAGGAGCATTCTTCGGAGCATCGATCGCAGGTCTCATCTCGGATCGATTCGGACGGCGATGGACCATCGCGGTTGGTGGACTGGATTTTTGTCTGGGAGATGGTCTGCAGACCGGTGCTGAGAGCTATGCCATGGTCATTGCTGGCAGACTCATCGCTGGGTTGGC TATCGGTGTTCTGGTCATGGTAGTACCAATATACCAAGCCGAGCTGGTCCATCCTGACATTCGAGGCTTCGTCACCGGACTTGTTCAATTTATGCTCGGCGTTGGTGGCATCGTCAGCTCCTGGCTCAGCTACGGTACCTACGTCTCCTTCAGCGACGACCGTCAGTGGCGCATTCCATTCGGTGTCCAGATGGTGCCAGCAGTGATCATCGCTACCATGATCTTCCTCTTTCTCGAGTCACCGCGATACCTCATCAGTCAAGGCAAGACGGAAGAGGGATTGCGCACACTTGTCAGATTGCATGCGAATGGAGATTTGAAGCGATCCTTGGGTATTGGCCGAGTATGA
- a CDS encoding Alpha-L-rhamnosidase, translating into MKSNFLSIPTDCPQRDERLGWTGDINVFADTANYLFDTSGMITSWLKDVSAEQGQANGIVPLTLPNVVPGLADESHAIWGDVAVMLPWAMYTAFGDKAILARQYRSMEAWLRCIPRREDGLWDYTSDWKLGDWLDPVAPLKILATQALIPY; encoded by the coding sequence ATGAAGAGCAATTTCCTCAGCATCCCCACAGACTGTCCGCAGCGAGACGAGCGACTTGGCTGGACGGGCGACATCAATGTCTTCGCAGACACTGCAAACTATCTGTTCGACACTTCTGGTATGATAACTTCTTGGTTGAAGGACGTGTCAGCTGAACAAGGCCAAGCAAATGGCATTGTTCCACTTACTCTTCCCAATGTTGTGCCTGGTCTGGCAGATGAGTCGCATGCCATCTGGGGTGACGTTGCTGTCATGTTGCCGTGGGCCATGTATACCGCATTTGGCGACAAGGCTATTCTGGCTCGGCAATACCGTAGCATGGAAGCGTGGCTTCGATGTATCCCACGTCGTGAAGATGGTCTCTGGGACTATACTTCAGACTGGAAGCTGGGTGACTGGCTTGATCCAGTGGCCCCCCTGAAGATCCTGGCAACGCAAGCACTGATCCCCTATTAG
- a CDS encoding Alpha-L-rhamnosidase, with protein sequence MKYSTGRRLAVDTQTAYTLALHLSLYDEPGQIRKAAERLDYLVRRGARFSIATGFASTPYLGHAMTKCGLSDVFYRMLLHTKCPSWLYPVTMGATTMWER encoded by the exons ATGAAGTATTCCACCGGGA GACGTCTCGCCGTGGATACACAGACAGCGTATACTCTTGCACTGCATCTTTCTCTCTACGACGAACCTGGTCAAATTCGGAAGGCAGCCGAGCGGCTCGACTACCTGGTCCGCCGCGGCGCTCGTTTCAGCATTGCAACTGGCTTCGCTAGTACACCATACCTTGGACATGCTATGACCAAATGTGGTCTTTCAGATGTCTTCTATCGTATGCTCCTCCACACCAAATGCCCATCCTGGCTTTACCCTGTCACTATGGGCGCAACGACGATGTGGGAGCGGTAG
- a CDS encoding Cytochrome P450 monooxygenase gloP has translation MQLDSGVTTAQVAAAAGSLAVAYIALTVLILPLLSEPQKYWRSQSWVGVKKQAFARIRAGFNSLKHTKEYVAEGYAKYSQNNRMFVLPQLAQEPLVMIPANRLHELVNLTDDQLDPFIPNSESIAAKYTVGYDVRHGPHIDVVRRQLTRRLPLLTADVYEELDLAMKDNWPVNSADWTTVKAYPTCMKIVSRAANRVFAGTKLCRTPDFLEHSRLYAIAVFKAGGLMRLLPKSIHTIVAPYFTRDVKRHLAICKEIALPEIRERLKHIQSPSYKPSEAPVDALQWILEDCNQLAQNDPTELDEDRLCRRLLMLNMVAIHTTSMVTTDTLLDLFSSPDREDYVAGLREEVERVLHESGGQWSKNAINSMHRVDSTIRETMRVSSLGDIGMKRQVTDPAGIDLSGGLHIPAGVRLATPNRAIHTDPAFYGENASSWDGFRFSKPREAYLEQVTDAGDRPDRLKSVLEQKNQGLIATSSDFLSFGHGRHACPGRFFASQEMKLMLAHIVMNYDIKIDGGRPKNMEINGASVPTNEAEMQIRLRSKTVA, from the exons ATGCAGCTTGATAGCGGCGTCACCACAGCTCAAGTCGCAGCAGCTGCCGGCAGCTTAGCTGTGGCTTACATTGCTCTTACAGTCCTGATACTTCCACTGCTGTCCGAGCCGCAGAAGTACTGGAGGTCGCAGTCATGGGTCGGCGTGAAGAAGCAGGCTTTCGCACGAATCAGAGCAGGGTTCAACTCACTGAAGCACACCAAGGAGTATGTTGCAGAGGGGTACGCAAAG TACTCGCAGAACAACCGGATGTTCGTGCTGCCACAGCTTGCCCAAGAGCCTCTGGTTATGATCCCTGCCAACAGGCTGCACGAACTGGTCAACCTCACAGATGACCAACTTGATCCGTTCATCCCAAACTCAGAGTCAATCGCCGCCAAGTATACCGTCGGCTACGACGTAAGACATGGACCACATATCGATGTTGTCCGACGACAACTCACTCGCCGCCTGCCACTGCTTACTGCCGATGTCTACGAAGAGCTTGATCTGGCCATGAAAGATAATTGGCCAGTAAACTCCGCGGACTGGACCACTGTTAAGGCCTACCCAACATGTATGAAGATTGTCAGCAGGGCGGCGAATCGTGTCTTCGCTGGTACGAAACTCTGCCGGACTCCAGACTTCCTTGAGCATTCACGACTCTACGCTATTGCCGTCTTCAAGGCAGGTGGCTTGATGAGACTGCTGCCAAAGTCAATCCACACTATTGTTGCACCCTACTTCACAAGAGATGTCAAACGTCACCTTGCCATCTGCAAGGAGATTGCATTGCCCGAGATCCGCGAACGACTGAAGCACATTCAGAGTCCCAGCTACAAGCCATCCGAAGCGCCAGTTGATGCACTCCAGTGGATCCTTGAAGACTGCAATCAACTCGCGCAGAACGATCCGACCGAGCTTGACGAAGATCGTCTGTGCCGCCGCCTTCTGATGCTGAACATGGTCGCCATCCACACAACAAGCATGGTCACCACCGACACACTGCTCGACCTCTTCTCGTCCCCTGATCGGGAGGACTATGTCGCCGGACTCCGTGAGGAGGTGGAGCGAGTCTTGCATGAGAGTGGAGGCCAATGGTCAAAGAATGCAATCAACAGCATGCACAGAGTCGACAGTACAATCCGCGAGACGATGCGAGTCTCATCTCTAGGCGATATTGGCATGAAGCGCCAAGTCACAGACCCAGCCGGTATCGATCTCAGCGGAGGTCTCCACATCCCAGCTGGTGTTCGTCTCGCCACGCCGAATCGAGCTATCCACACAGATCCAGCCTTCTACGGCGAGAATGCCTCTTCCTGGGACGGCTTCCGCTTCAGCAAGCCTCGCGAGGCATATCTCGAGCAGGTAACGGACGCAGGCGATCGTCCCGACAGGCTGAAGAGCGTTCTGGAGCAGAAGAATCAGGGCTTGATTGCTACGAGTAGTGACTTTCTCAGCTTTGGGCATGGCAGACATGCTTGTCCTGGACGGTTCTTTGCAAGCCAGGAGATGAAGCTGATGCTAGCGCATATTGTGATGAATTATGATATCAAGATTGATGGAGGGAGGCCGAAGAATATGGAGATCAATGGTGCTAGTGTGCCTACGAATGAGGCGGAGATGCAGATCAGGCTTAGGAGTAAGACAGTAGCATAG